The genomic DNA TGTGGGGAAAAGAAAAAAGGGTAGCCGAGGCTACCCTTTTTAATCAATCGCACAGAAAGCGGACGGCTTAGCCGCCGAACTTCTTGCGGATCTGCTGGACGGTGCGCAGCTGGGCTGCGGCCTCGGCCAGACGTGCGGCAGCAGAGCCGTAGTCGAATTCCGCGCCGCGCTCGTGCAGGGCCTTCTCAGCGGCCTTGACGGCCTCCTGAGCGGAGGCTTCGTCCAGGTCGGCAGCACGTTGCACGGTGTCGGCAAGGACCTTGACCATGTTCGGCTGAACCTCGAGGAAACCACCGGAGATGTAGAACACCTCCCGTTCCCCGCCCTGCTTGGTCAGAGTAATCGGACCTGGCTTCAAGCTGGTGATCAGCGGTGCGTGACCCAGGGCGATACCAAGATCACCCAGCTCACCGTGCGCAACCACAAACTCGACCAGACCGGAGAAGATTTCCCCTTCCGCACTGACGATATCGCAATGGACTGTCATAGCCATCTGATTGCCTCAACCTAAATTAGCGCCCGTTGCCGGGCGCCGGGATTACAGTTTCTTGGCTTTCTCGATCGCTTCTTCGATGCCGCCGACCATGTAGAACGCTTGTTCTGGCAGGTGGTCGTAGTCACCGTTGAGGATGCCTTTGAAGCCAGCAATGGTGTCTTTCAGGGAAACGTATTTACCCGAGGCACCGGTGAAGACTTCAGCCACGAAGAACGGCTGCGACAAGAAGCGCTGGATCTTACGAGCACGGTTTACCAACTGCTTGTCGGCTTCCGACAGCTCGTCCATACCCAGGATCGCGATGATGTCCTTCAGTTCCTTGTAACGCTGCAGCACGTACTGAACGCCGCGAGCGGTGTCGTAGTGCTCCTGGCCGATCACGTTCGGGTCCAGTTGGCGCGACGTCGAGTCCAGTGGGTCTACCGCTGGGTA from Pseudomonas beijingensis includes the following:
- a CDS encoding F0F1 ATP synthase subunit epsilon; protein product: MAMTVHCDIVSAEGEIFSGLVEFVVAHGELGDLGIALGHAPLITSLKPGPITLTKQGGEREVFYISGGFLEVQPNMVKVLADTVQRAADLDEASAQEAVKAAEKALHERGAEFDYGSAAARLAEAAAQLRTVQQIRKKFGG